One Streptomyces coeruleorubidus DNA segment encodes these proteins:
- a CDS encoding phage baseplate assembly protein V, translating to MAAPSNRYLGKFRGRVVDNNDPLHIGRITVEVPDVLGDEPSTWALPCLPFTGPQAGQFVVPAPGAGVWVEFEQGDPSFPVWTGCWYGEQGELPPDARRLVQPASQAKPVVVQTPEAHKIVMSDPPGPDQGILLQAQGGAYIRITKETIVISNGLGAEVILRGNQVDVNEGQLTIASKR from the coding sequence ATGGCGGCACCCAGCAATCGCTACCTCGGCAAGTTCCGCGGCCGAGTCGTGGACAACAACGATCCGCTGCACATCGGCCGGATCACCGTCGAGGTACCCGACGTCCTGGGTGACGAGCCGTCGACCTGGGCGCTGCCCTGTCTGCCGTTCACCGGGCCGCAGGCGGGCCAGTTCGTGGTGCCGGCGCCCGGGGCCGGTGTGTGGGTCGAGTTCGAGCAGGGCGATCCCAGCTTTCCGGTGTGGACGGGGTGCTGGTACGGGGAACAGGGCGAGCTGCCGCCCGACGCCCGCCGTCTCGTGCAGCCGGCCTCGCAGGCCAAGCCCGTCGTGGTGCAGACACCCGAGGCGCACAAGATCGTGATGAGCGACCCGCCGGGCCCCGATCAGGGGATTCTGCTGCAGGCCCAGGGCGGGGCGTACATCCGCATCACCAAGGAAACCATCGTGATCTCCAACGGCCTCGGCGCGGAGGTCATCCTGCGCGGAAACCAAGTGGACGTGAACGAAGGCCAGTTGACCATCGCGTCCAAGCGATAA
- a CDS encoding SUKH-4 family immunity protein: protein MITHQQMTDLYGPENILTLTDQDIEHLGLHAEDAAAITSIGLPRNSSPYFTTEVHGEPDFLDVTDVTTSKGKEHREIVIGGPPGDPGIRFSLSAYDRFITLIQFGGTKPRGEVVNNNLPEFIEFLYRIELHRENVAADPGIEQESLDALRSTLAGIDPFSFERHEDWWAIALHQLGGGGLDL, encoded by the coding sequence ATGATCACGCACCAGCAGATGACTGACCTCTACGGCCCCGAAAACATCTTGACACTCACCGATCAGGACATCGAGCACCTCGGCCTTCACGCGGAAGATGCTGCGGCGATCACGTCCATCGGACTCCCTCGAAACAGTTCACCGTACTTCACTACCGAAGTTCACGGAGAGCCCGACTTCCTGGACGTCACCGATGTCACCACCAGTAAGGGTAAGGAGCATCGGGAGATCGTCATCGGCGGGCCTCCTGGCGATCCGGGTATCCGGTTCTCGCTGTCCGCCTACGACCGCTTCATTACGCTGATCCAATTCGGCGGCACAAAGCCTCGCGGTGAAGTCGTGAATAACAACCTTCCCGAATTCATTGAGTTTCTGTACCGCATCGAGCTGCACAGGGAGAACGTGGCCGCCGATCCTGGCATCGAACAGGAATCGCTCGATGCGCTGCGTAGCACCCTCGCAGGCATCGACCCGTTCTCCTTCGAGCGGCACGAAGACTGGTGGGCCATTGCATTGCATCAACTGGGCGGGGGCGGATTGGACCTTTAG
- a CDS encoding putative baseplate assembly protein, with translation MTGTTTSSRRAKVRAAQLNGVDSVEVGDDGLLLTVTFLGKAPHGLGPENVRIDGGRRITGITAVDVSVEREEDPELDDRLYVTLDKAGDTSRYRLSLVETDPYGRPGTEPYRGFDQRYHSATFSFRPDCPTPFDCKDQDEPEPDFPAAPVIDYTARDYDTIRKLLLDRLALTTPDWVERNPADLGMTLVELLAYTGDQISYQQDAVATEAYLDTARRRVSVRRHVRLIDYAMHDGCNARAYVTVRTADDRTLAPGTFRFASVDVRSLDPHDRPEPGTVIDESELGDLDERGSVEVFEPVVATDPLQLRVAHNAIRLWTWGGEVCTLPKGATAATLRDAWVDSETCRERRLDLRPGDVIVLEEVKGPRTGTPGDADPSHRQAVRLTSVTPGLDRIEDQPVLEVTWAAEDALRFSLCLTTRGGRDCLPVEDVTLARGNVVLVDHGRTLTGLPETVTVPPVPAVTAPCDPPAFGCRDTEEGNAPARLVKALTDKTRSGRALVPDDVRELFEVVGERATARAGLGLESAGQRHEQVVPGTAYAQTAALRTLLAQSVYPGIAPRFRPVLGRTPVTQAVPFPDPGTVAAGQAERIAAIPGRIRQRLVELWRSARDRDGLGEQEIAELAVVYGLNVLERFELRRHPVRALRELLYRSDQLLDTKLRRVEVLAARARAGTVLDGHIAWEIAHSWGPAYAAGLHPEETVLRGSATAALAQDPRRALPAVRVHGDEETWEPRRDLLDSGPRERHFVGELEDDGRMALRFGDGRHGAKPTPGSRLALRYRLGGATAGNVGAEAINHLVVQAGCEAPAVTVRNPLPAAGGTQPEPVEQVRQLAPLDLRRTRLRAVTAEDYAALAGELPGVQRAAAELRWTGSVQEAHIAIDADGTAAPSRNLLDSVAQALERYRRIGHDLVVGPARLVPLDIALTVCAEPGHQHGQILAELYRVLGSGRLPGGRLGFFHPDALTFGEPVRLSRLVAVAAAVPGVQSVEVTRLGRLYGQDRGEREDGVLRLGPLEIATCDNDPDRPENGLLAISLGGAR, from the coding sequence ATGACCGGTACGACCACCTCCTCCCGCCGGGCCAAGGTCCGCGCCGCCCAGCTCAACGGAGTCGACTCCGTCGAGGTCGGCGACGACGGGCTGCTGCTCACCGTCACGTTCCTCGGCAAGGCCCCGCACGGCCTCGGCCCCGAGAACGTCCGCATCGACGGCGGCCGCCGCATCACCGGCATCACCGCCGTCGACGTCAGCGTCGAACGCGAGGAGGACCCCGAGCTCGACGACCGGCTCTACGTCACCCTCGACAAGGCCGGCGACACCTCCCGCTACCGGCTCTCCCTCGTCGAGACCGACCCGTACGGACGGCCCGGCACCGAGCCCTACCGCGGCTTCGACCAGCGCTACCACAGCGCCACGTTCTCCTTCCGGCCCGACTGCCCGACCCCCTTCGACTGCAAGGACCAGGACGAGCCGGAGCCGGACTTCCCCGCCGCGCCCGTCATCGACTACACGGCCCGCGACTACGACACCATCCGCAAGCTGCTCCTGGACCGGCTCGCGCTCACCACCCCCGACTGGGTGGAGCGCAACCCCGCCGACCTGGGCATGACCCTCGTCGAACTCCTCGCGTACACCGGCGACCAGATCAGCTACCAGCAGGACGCGGTCGCCACCGAGGCCTACCTCGACACCGCCCGCCGCCGCGTCTCCGTGCGCCGCCACGTCCGGCTCATCGACTACGCGATGCACGACGGCTGCAACGCCCGCGCCTACGTCACCGTCCGCACCGCGGACGACCGCACGCTCGCCCCGGGCACCTTCCGCTTCGCCTCCGTCGACGTGCGCAGCCTCGACCCGCACGACCGCCCCGAGCCGGGCACCGTCATCGACGAGAGCGAACTCGGCGACCTCGACGAGCGCGGCTCGGTGGAGGTCTTCGAACCGGTCGTCGCCACCGACCCGCTTCAGCTGCGGGTCGCGCACAACGCGATCCGGCTGTGGACCTGGGGCGGCGAGGTGTGCACCCTGCCGAAGGGCGCCACCGCCGCCACCCTGCGGGACGCCTGGGTGGACTCGGAGACCTGCCGCGAGCGCCGTCTCGACCTCAGGCCGGGCGACGTCATCGTCCTGGAGGAGGTCAAGGGCCCGCGCACCGGCACCCCCGGCGACGCCGACCCCAGCCACCGCCAGGCCGTCCGCCTCACCTCCGTCACCCCCGGCCTGGACCGGATCGAGGACCAGCCGGTCCTGGAGGTCACCTGGGCCGCCGAGGACGCGCTGCGTTTCTCGCTCTGCCTCACCACGCGCGGCGGACGCGACTGCCTGCCCGTCGAGGACGTCACGCTCGCCCGCGGCAACGTCGTCCTCGTCGACCACGGCCGGACCCTGACCGGGCTGCCCGAGACGGTCACCGTGCCGCCCGTGCCCGCCGTGACCGCCCCCTGCGACCCTCCCGCCTTCGGCTGCCGGGACACGGAGGAAGGCAACGCGCCCGCACGGCTCGTCAAAGCCCTGACGGACAAGACCCGGTCGGGCCGGGCGCTCGTCCCCGACGACGTCCGCGAACTCTTCGAGGTCGTCGGCGAGCGCGCCACCGCACGCGCCGGCCTCGGCCTGGAGAGCGCCGGGCAGCGGCACGAACAGGTCGTGCCCGGCACGGCGTACGCCCAGACCGCCGCGCTGCGCACCCTGCTCGCCCAGTCGGTCTACCCGGGCATCGCGCCCCGCTTCCGCCCGGTCCTCGGCCGTACGCCCGTCACCCAGGCGGTGCCCTTCCCCGACCCCGGCACCGTCGCCGCCGGGCAGGCCGAGCGGATCGCGGCCATCCCGGGCCGCATCCGGCAGCGGCTCGTCGAGCTGTGGCGCAGCGCCCGCGACCGGGACGGGCTCGGCGAGCAGGAGATCGCCGAACTCGCCGTGGTCTACGGCCTGAACGTGCTGGAACGCTTCGAACTGCGCCGCCACCCGGTCCGCGCCCTGCGCGAACTGCTGTACCGCAGCGACCAGTTGCTCGACACCAAGCTGCGCCGCGTCGAGGTCCTCGCCGCCCGGGCCCGCGCGGGCACGGTCCTCGACGGGCACATCGCCTGGGAGATCGCGCACAGCTGGGGCCCGGCGTACGCGGCCGGCCTCCACCCCGAGGAGACGGTGCTGCGCGGCTCGGCGACCGCTGCCCTGGCCCAGGACCCGCGCCGGGCGCTGCCCGCCGTACGCGTCCACGGCGACGAGGAGACCTGGGAGCCGCGCCGCGACCTGCTCGACAGCGGTCCGCGCGAGCGGCACTTCGTGGGCGAACTGGAGGACGACGGTCGTATGGCCCTGCGCTTCGGCGACGGCCGGCACGGCGCGAAGCCCACGCCCGGTTCCCGGCTGGCACTGCGTTACCGGCTCGGCGGCGCCACCGCCGGAAACGTCGGCGCCGAGGCCATCAACCACCTTGTCGTGCAAGCCGGTTGCGAAGCGCCGGCCGTCACCGTACGCAACCCCTTGCCCGCGGCCGGCGGCACCCAGCCCGAACCGGTCGAGCAGGTACGCCAGCTCGCCCCGCTCGACCTGCGCCGCACCCGGCTGCGGGCCGTGACCGCCGAGGACTATGCGGCCCTCGCGGGTGAACTGCCGGGCGTGCAGCGGGCGGCGGCCGAACTCCGCTGGACGGGCAGCGTCCAGGAAGCGCACATCGCGATCGACGCTGACGGCACCGCCGCCCCGTCGCGGAACCTGCTCGACTCGGTCGCCCAGGCCCTGGAGAGGTACCGGCGCATCGGCCACGACCTCGTCGTGGGCCCCGCCCGACTGGTGCCGCTCGACATCGCGCTGACCGTCTGCGCCGAGCCGGGCCACCAGCACGGGCAGATCCTGGCCGAGCTGTACCGCGTGCTCGGCAGCGGACGGCTGCCGGGCGGACGGCTCGGCTTCTTCCACCCCGACGCGCTCACCTTCGGCGAACCGGTCCGGCTCAGCCGCCTGGTCGCCGTCGCCGCGGCCGTGCCCGGAGTGCAGAGCGTCGAGGTCACCCGGCTGGGGCGGCTGTACGGACAGGACCGAGGAGAGAGGGAGGACGGCGTGCTGCGGCTCGGCCCGCTGGAGATCGCCACCTGCGACAACGACCCGGACCGGCCGGAGAACGGCCTGCTGGCGATATCCCTGGGAGGTGCCCGATGA
- a CDS encoding GPW/gp25 family protein: protein MSRRTSQRPRSDIAFPFRADRRGRTAHATHGEHVHDLIEQLLFTSPGERVMRPDFGCGLLDLVFAPTSPELISTLELSVQASLQRWLGDLIDVEALDVVSEDNVVRVYLSYVLRADGASRDDVFEGRATA, encoded by the coding sequence ATGAGCCGCCGAACCAGTCAACGCCCCCGCAGCGACATCGCGTTCCCCTTCCGCGCCGACCGTCGGGGCCGCACCGCGCACGCCACCCACGGCGAGCACGTCCACGACCTCATCGAACAGCTGCTGTTCACCAGCCCCGGCGAACGCGTGATGCGCCCCGACTTCGGCTGCGGGCTCCTCGACCTGGTCTTCGCGCCGACCAGCCCGGAACTCATCAGCACCCTCGAACTCTCCGTCCAGGCCTCGCTCCAGCGCTGGCTCGGCGACCTCATCGACGTGGAGGCCCTCGACGTGGTCAGCGAGGACAACGTCGTCCGTGTGTACCTGTCGTACGTCCTGCGCGCCGACGGCGCCTCGCGCGACGACGTCTTCGAAGGGAGGGCCACGGCATGA